A single window of Psychromonas ingrahamii 37 DNA harbors:
- a CDS encoding LysR family transcriptional regulator — protein sequence MLKPEILAFLAVVKTGSFTRAAEQTKTSKSRVSQQVSSLEKTLGITLLHRSTRKIRLTDAGDAYYSECSRAAAILEQARKNLNERQDQVAGLIRLNSVGGLFSEKMLAPAVIAFMKQYPQVEIQLDFSSAQVDVIAESVDLVVRMGQLNNSSLIARKLMEIKTDVVASPAFIKKQGKPNHPQQLSQFNCLCGSIRKWHFQHKGLEKAQDVTVTGSLSSANGHILSMAAIEGLGIVRLNELYTHQYLQTGQLIPVFEQWHIPAVPVSLIYPKVRYKTKRIQVFVDFLIDWFENK from the coding sequence ATGTTAAAACCTGAGATATTGGCATTTTTAGCGGTGGTCAAAACGGGCAGTTTTACCCGTGCAGCAGAGCAGACAAAAACATCAAAATCCCGCGTATCACAACAAGTATCGAGCTTAGAGAAAACCCTCGGGATCACTCTGTTACATAGATCAACCCGTAAAATACGACTAACAGATGCGGGTGACGCTTATTACAGCGAATGCTCCCGAGCCGCCGCTATTTTAGAACAAGCCAGAAAAAACCTTAATGAGCGGCAAGACCAGGTAGCCGGGCTGATTCGGCTCAATTCAGTCGGCGGTTTATTCTCAGAAAAGATGCTTGCGCCTGCTGTTATTGCTTTTATGAAACAATACCCACAAGTTGAAATACAACTCGATTTTAGCAGTGCACAAGTTGATGTTATTGCTGAAAGCGTTGACTTAGTAGTACGGATGGGACAATTAAATAATTCATCGCTTATTGCGCGTAAGTTAATGGAGATAAAAACCGATGTCGTGGCCAGCCCTGCGTTTATCAAAAAACAGGGAAAACCCAATCACCCGCAACAATTATCCCAGTTCAATTGTTTATGCGGCAGCATACGAAAATGGCACTTCCAGCATAAAGGTTTAGAAAAAGCGCAGGATGTCACAGTAACAGGCTCACTCTCCTCGGCCAACGGTCATATCTTATCGATGGCAGCTATTGAAGGGTTAGGAATAGTGCGTTTAAACGAACTTTACACTCACCAATATCTGCAAACCGGCCAATTAATACCCGTCTTTGAACAATGGCATATCCCGGCGGTTCCGGTCTCGCTTATTTACCCCAAGGTGCGTTATAAAACCAAACGCATCCAAGTATTTGTCGATTTTCTGATCGATTGGTTTGAGAATAAATAA
- a CDS encoding cation-translocating P-type ATPase, whose amino-acid sequence MDKHAQQQESGGATFYSTAAEDVLEQLDVNSTQGLCQEEVQKRQQQYGPNELQEETTPSPYHILLNQFKSIVILILITAAAVAFITARWPEAMALVAVTLINTAIGFFSEYKAVRSMEALRHFGQHRVSVRRQGEKQEIAASELVPGDIVLLGNENLVPADLRLLNKKGARVNESALTGESMPVNKSPDSIDAKAVLHERSCMLYKGTSIIEGEEVEGVVTAIGISTEIGRISQLTAAAKKKAPPLQKRLDQLGKRLAWITLAIAVIIGAAGLAVGRDAVLMIETAIALGIAAIPEGLPIVATIALARGMWLMAKHNALVNRLAAVETLGATSVILTDKTGTLTENKMAVTELVTPLESMSLDEQSKKPVDQHKKNKKLSILRLLKIGALCSNARPDEEGGYSGDPTEIALLDAAVQQGVQLVEEREEVHKVSFDSETMMMATFHQTEDKENDETPYYVAVKGAPEQVLQACSHILTENGSAPLSDEQHREWKKRVDDLAAKGLRLLAFADKEVAEISENPYKNLCFVGLAAMEDPPRTDVREAIEQCQAAGIRVVMVTGDRADTGSAIGQKVGLNIDGMAFHGKELGDLENFSEKKRKKIQDASVFARVTPEQKFNLVKLYQESGQIIAMTGDGVNDAPALKQADIGIAMGKRGTDAAKQVADMVLRDDKFSTIVAAVREGRIIFANIRKSVIFMLCTNIAEVLAVALASLAQLPIPLNPLQILYLNVLTDVFPALALGLGLGSSDVMKRLPREPNEAVLTSHHWRSIGLWSLIIGATVLTALTIALFFFGFDEKRAVTISFLTLAFAKLWFVLNLRDRGTPVLVNDVTTNQWIWLSWAICIALLLLAVYWTPLSALLQTASPGVKGWSLILGLSLVPVALGAIVPGIRFYSSKPRKK is encoded by the coding sequence TTGGACAAGCATGCGCAACAACAGGAATCGGGCGGGGCAACGTTTTACAGCACGGCGGCAGAAGATGTGCTGGAGCAGTTGGACGTCAATTCCACACAGGGACTTTGTCAGGAGGAAGTTCAGAAAAGACAGCAACAATATGGCCCAAATGAACTTCAAGAAGAAACAACACCCAGTCCATACCATATTCTGCTCAATCAGTTCAAAAGTATTGTCATTCTAATCCTGATAACGGCAGCAGCGGTAGCTTTCATCACGGCCCGCTGGCCGGAAGCAATGGCACTGGTCGCCGTAACGCTGATCAATACCGCGATCGGCTTTTTCTCAGAATATAAAGCTGTTCGATCAATGGAGGCACTAAGGCATTTCGGACAGCATAGAGTGTCCGTCCGTCGACAAGGTGAGAAACAAGAAATAGCAGCATCTGAACTTGTTCCCGGGGATATCGTTCTTCTCGGTAATGAAAATCTGGTTCCGGCAGATCTGCGGCTGTTGAACAAGAAAGGAGCCCGAGTTAATGAATCGGCTTTAACCGGTGAATCGATGCCGGTCAATAAATCGCCGGACAGCATTGATGCTAAAGCAGTCCTACATGAACGAAGCTGCATGCTCTACAAGGGAACGAGCATAATTGAGGGAGAGGAGGTGGAAGGAGTCGTTACCGCAATAGGGATATCAACTGAAATAGGTCGTATTTCCCAACTGACGGCGGCGGCGAAAAAAAAGGCTCCCCCGCTGCAGAAACGGCTCGATCAACTGGGCAAGCGTCTAGCCTGGATAACCCTTGCTATTGCCGTAATTATTGGTGCAGCAGGGCTGGCAGTTGGTCGTGATGCGGTGCTCATGATTGAGACGGCTATTGCTCTGGGTATTGCTGCCATTCCCGAGGGCCTGCCGATAGTTGCGACCATCGCCCTGGCTCGCGGCATGTGGTTGATGGCCAAACATAATGCCTTGGTTAACCGATTAGCAGCAGTGGAAACCCTTGGCGCTACTTCGGTTATTTTAACCGACAAAACCGGAACGCTTACCGAGAATAAGATGGCTGTCACGGAGCTGGTTACCCCGCTCGAATCGATGAGTCTGGATGAACAATCTAAAAAACCAGTCGATCAACATAAAAAAAATAAAAAACTTTCAATCCTGCGGCTGCTAAAGATAGGCGCTCTGTGCTCTAATGCCCGTCCGGATGAAGAGGGAGGTTATAGCGGTGATCCGACAGAGATAGCGCTTCTGGACGCGGCGGTACAACAAGGTGTGCAGTTGGTCGAAGAACGGGAAGAAGTACACAAAGTCTCCTTTGATTCCGAAACAATGATGATGGCAACCTTTCATCAAACTGAAGATAAAGAAAACGATGAAACACCTTATTATGTTGCGGTAAAAGGTGCTCCGGAACAAGTGCTGCAGGCATGCAGCCATATTTTGACCGAAAACGGCTCTGCCCCTCTGTCGGATGAGCAGCACAGAGAGTGGAAAAAACGGGTCGACGACCTTGCGGCCAAAGGTCTGCGTCTATTGGCGTTTGCCGACAAAGAGGTCGCAGAAATTTCTGAAAATCCCTATAAAAATTTGTGCTTCGTTGGACTGGCTGCCATGGAAGATCCCCCACGTACCGATGTCCGGGAGGCGATAGAGCAATGTCAGGCCGCTGGTATTCGAGTAGTGATGGTGACCGGGGACAGAGCCGACACAGGAAGCGCCATCGGCCAGAAGGTCGGACTAAACATTGACGGGATGGCGTTTCATGGTAAGGAACTGGGCGACCTCGAAAATTTTTCAGAAAAAAAACGCAAAAAGATTCAGGATGCCAGCGTATTTGCAAGGGTGACACCAGAACAGAAATTTAATTTGGTCAAATTATATCAGGAGAGCGGCCAGATAATTGCCATGACAGGGGATGGAGTCAATGATGCCCCGGCGCTGAAACAAGCCGATATCGGTATTGCCATGGGAAAACGGGGTACAGATGCGGCAAAACAGGTTGCCGATATGGTACTGCGTGACGACAAATTTTCAACTATTGTTGCGGCAGTTCGGGAAGGCCGGATCATTTTTGCCAATATCCGTAAATCGGTTATTTTCATGCTCTGCACCAATATTGCCGAAGTGCTGGCTGTAGCGCTGGCATCTTTGGCACAGTTGCCAATCCCTCTGAATCCTTTACAGATTCTTTATCTTAATGTTTTAACAGATGTTTTTCCTGCGCTTGCCCTTGGTTTGGGCCTAGGGAGCAGTGATGTTATGAAACGGTTACCACGGGAACCCAATGAGGCGGTCCTGACTTCTCATCACTGGCGTTCAATCGGTCTTTGGAGTCTAATTATCGGTGCCACTGTCCTTACAGCACTGACCATTGCGCTCTTCTTTTTTGGTTTTGACGAAAAGCGGGCTGTGACCATCTCTTTTCTGACACTTGCCTTTGCTAAACTCTGGTTTGTCCTCAATCTTCGTGATCGCGGCACACCGGTTCTGGTCAACGATGTCACTACCAACCAATGGATTTGGCTATCCTGGGCTATTTGTATCGCTCTTCTACTGCTAGCCGTCTACTGGACACCGCTTTCAGCCCTCCTGCAAACAGCTTCACCGGGAGTCAAAGGATGGAGTCTTATTCTGGGATTAAGTCTTGTGCCTGTCGCACTTGGGGCCATTGTGCCCGGGATACGTTTTTATTCCTCCAAACCAAGAAAAAAATGA
- a CDS encoding gamma-glutamyl-gamma-aminobutyrate hydrolase family protein yields the protein MDKKPLVGICLPDKGNIFAYIFIRLNLYMQKAKWISLRPSLDNIDFDELDALLLSGGNDIDPILYGGEKDAHNTSLDKKRDCFELEMIDKAYKKKIPILGICRGAQLINIYFKGSLYPTILDIDEYIIHKNSIFPIKKVVVKIFSKLFTIVQHKEIVANSIHNQAIKEVGENLKVSATDDTIIEAIEKKDYPFLLGVQWHPEYLLYLKEHRNIFRSFVKSSLSSRCVDS from the coding sequence ATGGATAAAAAGCCATTAGTTGGAATATGTCTTCCTGATAAGGGTAATATTTTTGCTTATATTTTTATCAGGTTGAATTTATACATGCAAAAAGCGAAATGGATTAGCCTAAGACCTTCTTTGGATAATATAGATTTTGACGAACTTGATGCATTACTTTTAAGTGGGGGAAATGACATAGATCCTATACTGTATGGTGGCGAAAAAGATGCCCATAATACTTCGCTAGATAAGAAAAGAGATTGTTTTGAACTTGAAATGATAGATAAAGCTTACAAAAAAAAGATACCTATTTTAGGTATTTGTAGAGGAGCTCAACTTATAAATATTTATTTTAAGGGAAGTTTGTATCCTACGATATTAGATATTGATGAGTATATAATACATAAAAATTCTATTTTTCCCATAAAAAAGGTAGTTGTAAAAATATTTTCAAAACTTTTTACAATAGTTCAACACAAGGAAATTGTTGCAAACAGCATACATAATCAAGCTATAAAAGAGGTCGGTGAAAATTTAAAGGTTTCTGCAACAGATGACACAATAATAGAAGCGATAGAAAAAAAAGATTATCCCTTTTTGTTAGGCGTTCAGTGGCATCCTGAATATCTTCTTTATTTAAAGGAGCATAGAAATATCTTTAGAAGCTTTGTCAAAAGTAGTCTTTCTTCTCGATGTGTGGATTCGTAA
- a CDS encoding amidoligase family protein — translation MNNFIMPLKIKNEKNETRKVGFELEFSNIEIENILQILQQGFDFEIKKKNKFLYKLNSKYGEFTLELDFELLTKQKLKNSLKDFFKQVSIDIDENSINKVEDIIGSLSQDIVPYEISTPPLPLDDMEIINSIVKKLYQNKAFGTKERFYNAFGLHINIEAVSLEVESLLSYIQAYMILQDYITQDADIDLARKITPYIDNFKTDYIIHILDETYKPNINELIEDYIQYNPTRNRSLDLLPMFAFIDKKRVMEKLPDEKIKPRPAFHYRLSNSMVGDSAWKVSDEWNRWVWVEKLANDKNALKDLSKEYLNYLNNFLNFKNWQSRMEKWIKSH, via the coding sequence ATGAATAATTTTATTATGCCCTTAAAAATAAAAAATGAGAAAAATGAGACAAGAAAGGTGGGTTTTGAATTAGAATTTTCAAATATAGAGATTGAAAATATACTTCAAATATTACAACAAGGCTTTGATTTTGAAATCAAAAAGAAAAACAAATTTTTATATAAATTAAACTCAAAATATGGGGAATTCACCTTAGAGCTTGATTTTGAGCTGTTAACAAAGCAAAAATTGAAAAATAGTTTAAAGGACTTTTTTAAACAGGTCAGTATAGATATTGATGAAAATAGCATTAATAAAGTAGAAGATATTATCGGCTCCTTATCACAAGATATAGTGCCCTATGAGATAAGCACTCCCCCTTTGCCTTTAGATGACATGGAAATAATTAACAGTATTGTGAAAAAACTCTATCAAAATAAAGCGTTTGGAACAAAAGAAAGATTTTATAATGCGTTTGGATTGCATATAAATATTGAAGCAGTCTCTTTGGAAGTTGAAAGTTTATTATCATACATACAGGCTTATATGATTTTACAGGATTATATAACGCAAGATGCTGATATTGATTTAGCGAGAAAAATAACCCCTTATATCGATAATTTTAAAACGGATTATATCATTCATATTTTGGATGAAACCTATAAACCAAACATCAATGAACTTATTGAGGATTACATTCAATACAACCCCACAAGAAACCGTTCATTGGATTTACTTCCTATGTTTGCATTTATAGATAAAAAAAGAGTAATGGAGAAGCTACCCGATGAAAAGATAAAACCACGTCCAGCATTTCATTATAGGTTATCAAATTCTATGGTAGGAGATAGTGCTTGGAAAGTCTCAGATGAATGGAATAGATGGGTATGGGTTGAGAAGCTGGCAAATGATAAAAACGCTTTAAAAGATTTATCCAAAGAGTATTTGAACTATTTAAATAATTTTTTAAATTTTAAAAATTGGCAGAGCAGGATGGAAAAATGGATAAAAAGCCATTAG
- a CDS encoding nuclear transport factor 2 family protein produces MNFDINIEDIRKPLPIFSKEEAILKARLAEDAWNNQDPTKIATAYSLDSRWRNRDSFLVGRAEIVVFLTAKWKKEQDYRLIKELWAYEGNRIAVRFVYEWHDDKGNWFRSHGNENWQFNDQGLMTERHASINDQAISEVERKFRWPAGRRPDNHPGLTELGL; encoded by the coding sequence ATGAATTTTGACATTAATATTGAGGATATTCGCAAACCTTTACCGATTTTTAGCAAAGAAGAAGCCATTCTCAAAGCACGCCTGGCGGAAGATGCCTGGAACAATCAAGACCCCACAAAAATTGCCACAGCCTACAGCCTTGATAGTCGTTGGCGAAATCGCGACAGCTTTTTAGTCGGCAGGGCTGAAATTGTAGTCTTTCTTACCGCCAAATGGAAAAAGGAACAGGATTACCGATTGATCAAGGAGTTATGGGCTTATGAAGGAAACCGGATTGCTGTACGCTTTGTATACGAATGGCATGATGATAAGGGAAACTGGTTTCGCTCCCATGGTAACGAAAACTGGCAATTCAACGACCAAGGTTTGATGACTGAGCGCCATGCCAGTATTAACGATCAGGCTATCAGTGAAGTGGAACGCAAATTTCGTTGGCCTGCCGGAAGACGACCTGATAATCATCCCGGATTAACAGAATTGGGTTTGTAA